From Paraflavitalea devenefica, the proteins below share one genomic window:
- a CDS encoding RNA recognition motif domain-containing protein: MNMYVSNLGFRVSDEDLHALFAAFGEVTSAKVVTDRITGKSRGFGFVEMPQAAEAEQAISKLSGREIEGRAISVSIAKPRSESGGGRGFSGGRNNSRW; encoded by the coding sequence ATGAACATGTATGTTTCAAACCTCGGCTTTCGCGTTTCCGATGAAGACCTGCATGCGTTATTCGCAGCCTTTGGTGAAGTAACCTCCGCCAAAGTAGTAACCGACAGGATTACCGGCAAATCCAGAGGGTTTGGATTTGTAGAAATGCCACAGGCAGCAGAGGCTGAACAAGCCATTTCCAAACTGTCGGGTCGTGAAATAGAAGGCAGGGCCATCTCTGTATCCATTGCCAAACCAAGGTCTGAAAGTGGAGGTGGCAGGGGATTTTCAGGAGGCCGCAACAATTCCAGGTGGTAA
- a CDS encoding TetR/AcrR family transcriptional regulator, whose translation MREQITQKAAALFNQFSVRSITMDEIASSMGISKKTLYTWFADKNELVEMVYASPLQQLEQDCLKVIRGASNAIQEIFLIWQSVKGTISLMNETLLHDLQKYHHAAFERYTAFKKGFLFQLLLNNIKRGQTEQLYRSQIIPELIAGFQVSVTGINTKQEINHHQLWPQATINEQLVLHYLYGLATIKGVRLIEKYKKEFSEQALSA comes from the coding sequence ATGAGAGAACAGATCACGCAGAAGGCAGCCGCTTTATTTAACCAGTTCAGCGTGCGGAGTATAACAATGGACGAGATAGCAAGCAGCATGGGTATTTCCAAGAAAACACTGTATACCTGGTTTGCCGATAAAAATGAATTGGTAGAAATGGTATATGCTAGTCCCCTGCAGCAGTTGGAACAGGATTGCCTGAAAGTGATCCGGGGAGCCTCCAATGCCATCCAGGAAATATTCCTCATCTGGCAGTCTGTCAAGGGGACCATCAGCCTCATGAATGAAACATTGCTGCACGACCTACAGAAGTACCACCACGCAGCCTTTGAACGCTATACAGCTTTTAAGAAAGGGTTCTTATTTCAACTGCTGCTGAACAATATTAAACGTGGCCAGACAGAGCAACTGTACCGCAGCCAGATCATCCCGGAACTGATAGCCGGCTTCCAGGTATCTGTTACGGGCATTAATACCAAACAGGAAATCAATCACCATCAATTATGGCCACAGGCCACCATCAATGAGCAACTGGTATTGCACTACCTGTACGGGCTCGCTACCATCAAAGGCGTTCGGCTCATTGAAAAATATAAAAAAGAGTTTTCAGAACAGGCTTTGTCAGCCTAA
- a CDS encoding fatty acid desaturase family protein encodes MPKVTYNNKSKPFYQTIKSGVDQYFASMRLKPTGNWKLYSKSVVLITSAAVLYLSLLLFPLPVGVSIALCALLGFVLASIGFNVMHDACHGSYSSRKWINNVMGLTLNALGGNAFIWKFKHNIIHHTYTNVDGVDDDINKSPLMRMCATQKWVPAHRFQHIYVVPIYAISSLAWVLLLDFDKYFKRKVVDTPLQKMDRKEHFIFWISKVLYVLFYILLPALVVGWVPWLIGFICMHAAMGITLAIVFQLAHVVEDTAFEHVEVNDQLQIENEWAIHQVITTANFARTNKIVSWFTGGLNFQVEHHLFPRISHVHYPAISIIVKQACQQYNIAYNEFPTMRQAVLSHFRTMKQLGRKPV; translated from the coding sequence ATGCCTAAAGTAACTTATAATAACAAGAGTAAACCATTTTATCAAACGATCAAGAGTGGGGTCGACCAGTATTTTGCCAGCATGCGCTTAAAGCCAACCGGCAACTGGAAGTTATACAGTAAATCAGTAGTGCTCATTACATCTGCCGCAGTATTGTATCTTTCCCTGCTGCTTTTCCCGCTGCCGGTAGGGGTAAGTATTGCGCTGTGTGCGTTATTGGGCTTTGTACTGGCCAGTATTGGCTTTAATGTGATGCACGACGCCTGCCATGGTAGTTATTCCAGCCGGAAATGGATCAATAATGTGATGGGATTAACCTTGAACGCCCTGGGCGGCAATGCTTTTATCTGGAAATTTAAACACAATATTATTCACCATACTTACACCAATGTGGACGGTGTGGATGATGATATCAATAAGAGTCCCCTGATGCGTATGTGTGCTACGCAGAAATGGGTCCCGGCACACCGTTTTCAACATATTTATGTAGTGCCCATTTATGCCATATCATCCCTGGCCTGGGTGCTTTTGCTGGACTTTGACAAGTATTTTAAAAGGAAGGTGGTGGATACACCCCTCCAGAAGATGGACAGGAAGGAGCATTTTATTTTCTGGATCAGTAAGGTATTGTACGTATTGTTCTATATTTTACTCCCTGCCCTGGTAGTGGGGTGGGTGCCCTGGCTGATCGGGTTTATATGTATGCATGCAGCAATGGGTATTACACTGGCCATTGTATTCCAGTTGGCCCACGTGGTAGAGGATACCGCATTTGAGCATGTGGAGGTGAATGACCAGTTGCAGATAGAAAATGAGTGGGCTATACACCAGGTGATTACAACTGCCAATTTTGCGCGCACCAATAAGATCGTATCCTGGTTTACGGGTGGCCTGAACTTCCAGGTAGAGCATCATTTATTCCCCCGTATCAGTCACGTGCACTATCCTGCTATTAGTATTATTGTAAAGCAAGCCTGCCAGCAATATAATATTGCTTATAACGAGTTCCCTACCATGCGCCAGGCGGTCCTGTCGCATTTCCGGACCATGAAGCAGTTGGGCCGTAAACCAGTGTGA
- a CDS encoding TolC family protein gives MMDVKNKRTRKRLTLSLLLMAGLWGGRALAQSPASPDNARTLTLKEALNYALQASQTARKARLDVENGQYQIDEVKARALPQITGNGGLTYNPILQLSALPGELAGQPGKTLLVAFGQKWNSSASVSLSQNLFDQSVFTGLKAAKSTQEYYRINAQLTDEQLIEQVATNYYQVLVQRQKIEVLDSTIKNTSTVQTIVKGQYENGLAKQIDVDRIAVNISNLQTQRQQLLNGVSQLENQLKYAMGMPIQTPIALPAVEFASIHPQSAPAGDTLNVSNRTEFRLLKQQETLLKYQKDAYKAEYYPTLSLNGNYGYQGMGNKLPWFQKGSAGVSWFDYASVGLTLKVPIFNGGATRSRIRQADVSIRKLQEDISNTSLSLNLLYENAKTQINNSIIILNNQRENVQLAQKVFYNTRNNYNNGLATLTDLLDAENALTEAQNNHSAALLDYRVAEIQLIKAQGNLKSLLN, from the coding sequence ATGATGGATGTGAAAAACAAAAGAACAAGGAAAAGGCTCACCCTAAGCCTGCTGCTGATGGCAGGGCTTTGGGGTGGAAGGGCCCTGGCGCAATCACCGGCTTCACCGGACAATGCCAGAACGCTTACCCTGAAAGAAGCGCTGAACTATGCGCTCCAGGCCAGTCAAACAGCCCGCAAGGCACGCCTCGATGTGGAGAATGGCCAATACCAGATTGATGAGGTAAAGGCGCGCGCACTACCACAGATCACCGGTAATGGCGGGCTTACCTATAATCCCATTTTACAATTGAGCGCATTGCCTGGTGAACTGGCCGGCCAGCCCGGCAAAACCCTGCTGGTCGCTTTTGGGCAAAAATGGAATTCCAGCGCCAGTGTTTCCCTGTCGCAGAACCTGTTTGACCAATCTGTATTTACCGGGCTGAAAGCGGCCAAATCCACCCAGGAGTATTACAGGATCAATGCACAACTTACCGATGAGCAACTGATCGAGCAGGTGGCCACCAATTACTACCAGGTACTGGTACAGCGCCAGAAGATCGAAGTATTGGACAGCACCATAAAGAATACCAGCACCGTCCAAACGATCGTTAAAGGCCAGTACGAAAATGGATTGGCCAAACAGATTGATGTGGACCGTATTGCGGTCAACATTTCCAACCTGCAAACACAAAGGCAACAATTATTAAATGGCGTAAGTCAATTGGAAAATCAGCTCAAGTATGCCATGGGCATGCCTATTCAAACTCCCATTGCATTACCTGCTGTTGAGTTCGCCTCCATTCACCCGCAGAGCGCTCCCGCAGGCGACACCCTGAATGTAAGTAATCGTACAGAGTTCAGGTTACTGAAGCAACAGGAAACCCTGCTGAAGTATCAGAAGGATGCCTACAAAGCAGAGTACTACCCTACCCTGTCGTTGAACGGTAACTATGGTTACCAGGGAATGGGCAATAAGCTTCCCTGGTTCCAGAAAGGCAGCGCGGGTGTCAGTTGGTTCGATTATGCTTCTGTAGGATTGACCCTGAAAGTGCCCATCTTTAATGGCGGCGCCACCCGCTCCCGCATCAGGCAGGCCGATGTAAGCATCCGCAAGCTGCAAGAGGATATTTCCAATACCAGCCTCTCCCTGAACCTATTATATGAAAATGCTAAAACACAGATCAACAACAGCATTATCATACTCAATAACCAGCGGGAAAATGTACAACTGGCGCAGAAGGTTTTCTACAATACCCGGAACAATTATAATAACGGACTGGCTACCCTGACCGACCTGCTGGATGCAGAGAACGCACTCACTGAAGCCCAGAACAACCATTCCGCGGCCCTGCTGGATTACCGCGTAGCGGAAATACAGCTCATTAAAGCCCAAGGCAACCTAAAATCATTATTAAACTAA
- a CDS encoding efflux RND transporter permease subunit yields MKLAEISIKRPTLVIVLFTVLILGGLLSYTSLNYELLPKFSPSVVSITTVYPGASPSEVENTVSKKIEDAVSSMENIKKLETKSFESLSIITITLNSGADVDYALNDAQRKVNAILADLPEDVDPPSLNKFSLDDLPVMTLAASGKMEEAAFYDLMDKRIAPVLSRVQGVAQVNLIGGQEREIQVNIDATRLQGFGLSLIQVQNAILASNLDFPTGSVQTREQDILIRLAGKYKNVEELRNLVVLNKDGVQVRLKDVADVQDVQKDVEKLARVNLQSSIALQVIKQSDANAVSVSEQITAGINKLQKDYASAGLKIDIANDSSVYTLQSADAVIHDLILAIVLVAFVMLFFLHSIRNALIVMVAIPASLIATFIGMALLGYSLNLMSLLALSLVVGILVDDAIVVLENIYRHMEMGKNRVRAAYDATKEIGFTVTSITLVIVVVFIPIALSTGLAADILKQFCVTVSIATLLSLLSSFTIVPWLSSRFGKLEQITGKTFFGKIIVGFEKGLHRFTNWISGLLKWCLGHKKTTLTVMLVLFFGSFYLVGAGYIGTEFFAKTDRGEFLVQIEMPKDASIEQTNAMTRRAEEYLKTKKEVTKLITTIGQSSDGMGASQSTAYKAEIDVQLVSKQERQDEASIYAVKTKRELEKILVGAKIKTVQVSILGTAEQAPLSLVVTGPNLDSVMHFANAAMAELRKVPGATEMRLSVEAGNPEISVQVDRDKMAALGLSLSTVGSTMQTAFSGNTDGKFRQGEYEYDINIRYEKFNRQNITDVSNLLFINDQGQQVRLSQFATVKEGSGPSQLERRDKSTSVTIQAQSVGRPSGTVAAEWQKLFDQLPRPTGVGYVWSGDMENQSEGFGSLGIALLAAIVLVYLIMVALYNSFVYPFVVLFSIPLAIIGAFLALALTNESLNLFTILGLIMLIGLVAKNAIILVDFTNQRKAEGASTYQALIDANHARLRPILMTTIAMVIGMLPIALAKGAGAEWKNGLAWVIIGGLISSLFLTLVVVPVMYAIFDKIINRFSRGKKDKNIEELIVEDYVPQEVHEGEFSPSHI; encoded by the coding sequence ATGAAACTTGCAGAAATATCTATCAAACGCCCTACCCTGGTCATCGTACTGTTTACAGTACTCATCCTGGGTGGCTTGTTAAGCTATACCTCACTGAACTATGAGCTGCTGCCCAAGTTCTCACCTTCGGTAGTATCCATTACCACGGTATACCCCGGCGCCTCCCCCAGTGAAGTGGAGAATACGGTGTCCAAGAAAATAGAAGATGCCGTATCCTCTATGGAGAACATCAAAAAGCTGGAAACAAAATCTTTTGAAAGCTTATCCATCATCACCATCACGCTGAACAGCGGCGCCGATGTGGACTATGCACTCAACGATGCCCAGCGTAAAGTAAACGCCATCCTGGCCGATCTTCCTGAAGATGTGGACCCGCCTTCGCTCAATAAGTTTTCACTGGACGACCTGCCGGTGATGACACTGGCTGCTTCCGGCAAAATGGAAGAAGCCGCCTTCTATGACCTGATGGACAAACGCATTGCACCGGTATTATCCCGTGTACAGGGCGTAGCCCAGGTAAACCTGATCGGCGGACAGGAGCGTGAAATACAGGTAAACATTGATGCCACCCGCCTGCAGGGCTTTGGCCTCTCCCTCATCCAGGTACAGAACGCTATCCTTGCTTCCAACCTCGACTTCCCGACCGGTAGCGTGCAAACACGCGAGCAGGATATCCTTATCCGTCTGGCCGGTAAGTATAAAAATGTGGAAGAACTGCGCAACCTCGTTGTCCTGAATAAGGATGGCGTGCAGGTACGCCTGAAAGACGTGGCTGATGTGCAGGATGTACAAAAAGACGTGGAGAAGCTGGCGCGGGTAAATCTGCAAAGCTCCATTGCCTTGCAGGTCATCAAACAGTCCGACGCCAATGCAGTATCGGTAAGCGAACAGATCACTGCCGGCATTAATAAATTGCAGAAAGACTATGCCAGTGCCGGATTGAAAATAGACATTGCGAACGATAGCTCTGTGTATACGCTGCAGTCAGCAGATGCGGTGATCCATGACCTGATACTGGCGATCGTCCTGGTGGCATTTGTGATGTTGTTCTTTTTGCACAGCATCCGGAATGCGCTGATCGTTATGGTGGCCATTCCTGCCTCACTGATCGCCACCTTCATTGGCATGGCCCTGCTTGGCTATTCATTGAACCTCATGTCGCTGCTGGCCCTTTCACTGGTGGTGGGTATCCTGGTGGATGACGCCATTGTGGTACTGGAAAATATCTACCGGCATATGGAAATGGGCAAGAACCGGGTGCGGGCAGCCTATGATGCCACCAAAGAGATCGGCTTTACCGTTACCTCTATTACCCTGGTAATTGTGGTGGTATTCATTCCTATTGCCCTGAGTACCGGGCTGGCGGCGGATATCCTGAAACAGTTTTGCGTAACGGTATCTATTGCTACCCTGCTCTCCTTATTGTCTTCTTTTACCATCGTGCCCTGGTTATCATCCCGCTTCGGAAAGCTGGAGCAGATCACCGGCAAAACATTCTTTGGTAAGATCATCGTAGGGTTTGAAAAAGGATTGCACCGCTTTACCAACTGGATCAGCGGTCTCCTCAAATGGTGCCTGGGCCATAAGAAAACCACGCTGACCGTCATGCTGGTATTATTCTTCGGCTCCTTCTACCTCGTAGGCGCCGGCTACATCGGTACAGAATTCTTTGCCAAGACCGACCGTGGTGAGTTCCTGGTGCAGATAGAAATGCCCAAGGATGCCTCCATTGAGCAAACCAATGCCATGACGCGCCGTGCAGAGGAATACCTCAAAACGAAAAAAGAAGTGACCAAGCTCATCACCACCATCGGGCAGAGCAGTGATGGTATGGGTGCTTCACAATCCACCGCTTATAAAGCTGAGATCGACGTACAACTGGTATCCAAACAGGAACGCCAGGATGAAGCCAGCATCTATGCGGTAAAAACAAAGCGTGAACTGGAGAAGATATTGGTAGGCGCTAAAATAAAAACAGTGCAGGTAAGTATCCTGGGTACAGCCGAACAGGCCCCGCTTTCACTGGTAGTAACAGGCCCGAACCTCGACAGTGTGATGCACTTTGCCAATGCTGCCATGGCCGAGCTGAGGAAAGTGCCCGGTGCTACGGAAATGCGTTTATCGGTAGAAGCCGGTAACCCGGAGATCAGTGTGCAGGTAGACCGTGATAAAATGGCGGCACTGGGCCTCTCGCTGAGCACCGTGGGAAGTACCATGCAAACAGCTTTTAGCGGTAATACCGATGGCAAATTCCGCCAGGGTGAATACGAATATGACATCAATATCCGGTATGAGAAATTCAACCGGCAGAACATTACAGATGTAAGCAACCTGCTCTTCATCAACGACCAGGGCCAGCAGGTACGTTTATCACAGTTTGCCACTGTGAAAGAAGGTTCCGGCCCCAGCCAGTTGGAACGCAGGGATAAAAGTACTTCTGTTACCATCCAGGCGCAAAGCGTAGGACGTCCCTCCGGTACCGTAGCTGCTGAATGGCAAAAGCTGTTTGATCAACTACCCCGTCCCACAGGTGTGGGCTATGTATGGAGCGGTGACATGGAAAACCAGAGTGAAGGATTTGGCTCCCTGGGTATTGCCCTGCTGGCAGCCATTGTATTGGTATACCTCATTATGGTGGCCTTATACAACAGTTTCGTATATCCTTTTGTGGTATTGTTCTCTATTCCGTTGGCCATCATAGGCGCCTTCCTGGCGCTGGCACTCACCAATGAGTCGTTAAACCTGTTTACCATCCTTGGATTGATCATGTTGATTGGTCTGGTTGCCAAAAATGCCATCATCCTGGTTGACTTTACCAACCAGCGTAAGGCAGAAGGCGCCAGTACTTACCAGGCGTTGATTGATGCCAACCATGCCCGTCTCCGCCCCATCCTCATGACTACCATTGCCATGGTGATCGGTATGCTGCCCATTGCCCTTGCCAAAGGTGCGGGCGCCGAGTGGAAGAATGGCCTGGCCTGGGTAATCATCGGTGGCCTTATCAGTTCACTGTTCCTCACCCTGGTGGTGGTGCCCGTGATGTACGCCATCTTTGATAAGATCATAAACAGGTTCAGCAGGGGCAAAAAGGACAAGAACATTGAAGAGCTCATCGTAGAGGACTATGTGCCGCAGGAAGTACATGAAGGCGAGTTCAGTCCTTCACATATATAA
- a CDS encoding RNA recognition motif domain-containing protein: MHIQVHNLTLNVIDADIRKLFAPFGIVDSAEVIKDKLNGRSKGHALIDMPVEAQARQAIIVLDQSMVDGKKITVREVAYYPER; the protein is encoded by the coding sequence ATGCACATCCAGGTACACAATCTCACCCTGAACGTCATTGATGCTGATATCAGGAAACTATTTGCTCCTTTTGGTATAGTAGACTCCGCCGAAGTGATTAAGGATAAACTCAATGGCCGCTCAAAAGGGCATGCCCTTATTGATATGCCGGTAGAAGCACAGGCAAGACAGGCTATTATAGTCCTGGACCAATCCATGGTAGATGGCAAAAAAATAACTGTGCGGGAAGTGGCTTATTATCCGGAGCGGTGA
- a CDS encoding RNA recognition motif domain-containing protein, whose translation MRIFVGNLSDMATATHLSNLFVKFGVVLSVYIMPDESNGHSLGYGFVEMDEVPGAMAIAQLDSSQFMNRYIEVGEA comes from the coding sequence ATGCGCATCTTTGTGGGAAATTTAAGTGATATGGCTACTGCAACTCATCTTTCCAATCTGTTTGTAAAATTTGGCGTCGTACTTTCTGTTTATATTATGCCGGATGAGAGCAATGGCCATTCTCTTGGATACGGTTTTGTAGAAATGGACGAGGTGCCCGGGGCTATGGCGATTGCCCAGTTAGACAGTTCCCAGTTTATGAATCGCTATATAGAGGTAGGTGAAGCCTGA
- a CDS encoding efflux RND transporter periplasmic adaptor subunit, whose amino-acid sequence MKKRSIVRTLLTIVIIAGSIALIGWVLNNNKKKNAEKTAVVAAANGNVAVRISPVQKQALELDFSANGNFIPGRQMNFSAENSGRVTQVLVDEGNVVHVGQTLAVIKTDQLNVDLESAQANYRNALKDKERYENAFKTGGVTQQQLDQAHLALDNAEARVAQAKIKVGDAYIRASINGVVNKRYIEPGAVVAPATQLFELVDISKLKLQVTVEESQVANLKVGDKVPIKVSVFPDKDFTGTVSFIAAKADNALSFPVELELKGNPGNLVKAGMYGTAIFNFPSQAPVILVPRSAFIGSVSSNQVFVVKNNNSASLRKVVAGRVMGDKVEVLQGLNEGETVITSGQINLTEGAPISIVK is encoded by the coding sequence ATGAAAAAGAGATCAATAGTACGCACCTTACTCACCATCGTCATCATCGCAGGCTCCATAGCCCTGATAGGATGGGTGCTCAACAACAATAAAAAGAAGAATGCGGAAAAAACAGCCGTGGTAGCTGCCGCCAATGGCAATGTGGCGGTACGGATAAGCCCTGTTCAGAAGCAGGCGCTGGAACTGGACTTTTCCGCCAATGGCAATTTCATACCAGGCCGGCAAATGAACTTTTCAGCCGAAAATTCCGGCAGGGTTACCCAGGTGCTGGTAGACGAAGGGAATGTGGTACATGTTGGACAAACACTGGCCGTTATCAAAACCGACCAGCTCAATGTAGACCTCGAAAGCGCACAGGCGAACTACCGGAATGCCCTGAAAGATAAAGAGCGCTATGAAAATGCTTTCAAAACAGGCGGTGTTACACAGCAGCAACTGGACCAGGCCCATCTCGCGCTCGACAATGCCGAAGCACGCGTAGCACAAGCCAAAATAAAAGTAGGCGATGCGTATATCCGCGCCTCCATCAATGGCGTAGTGAATAAACGTTATATAGAGCCGGGTGCAGTAGTAGCGCCCGCCACCCAGTTGTTTGAACTGGTTGACATTTCCAAACTGAAGTTGCAGGTAACGGTAGAAGAATCACAGGTAGCCAACCTGAAAGTGGGCGATAAAGTACCCATCAAAGTAAGTGTATTCCCCGACAAGGATTTTACCGGCACCGTGAGCTTCATTGCGGCCAAGGCCGACAATGCCCTCAGTTTCCCGGTAGAACTGGAACTGAAAGGCAATCCCGGTAACCTGGTAAAAGCCGGTATGTATGGTACTGCCATCTTTAACTTCCCTTCACAAGCGCCGGTAATATTGGTGCCCCGCTCTGCCTTCATCGGCAGTGTTAGCAGCAACCAGGTATTTGTAGTAAAGAACAATAACAGCGCCAGCCTCCGCAAAGTAGTGGCCGGCCGGGTAATGGGTGATAAAGTAGAAGTATTACAGGGATTGAATGAAGGAGAAACAGTCATCACCAGTGGACAGATCAACCTCACCGAAGGTGCTCCCATTTCAATTGTAAAATAA